The DNA region accaaagccgtattaaatagcaaaaacgcttatttgacttttaaatctgatcccactgaggctaattacattaattttaaaagactacaagccaccaaaaaatatattatcagaaatgagagaagaaacagttggataaaactttgtgaacaatttaacagatcgactcctatatcagtcatttggacgtatacgcgaaaatttaacaaaagctattctccaccttcccataacaactctgactattcttggatctttgattttctcaaaaaatatactccagatactgtagagccagcctttaatcttaattctttctgccatattcttcctaatcaaaattttattataaaatcttttaccattgtcgaattaaattctgctatttcatccagaaaagactctacacctggccttgactacatttcatataaaatgcttaaacacctgtcttctcaatctaaactaattttattaaatatcctgaatcttctttgggagcataatcttattcctatggattggaaggttgattgtttagtacctatcttaaaacccaacaaggacaagtttaactttgattcatatagacctatagcattgacttcttgcatgggaaaaatatttgaacaacttttaaaacaaagattggaacatttcatagagtctaatcatattttaccttctaatcagtttggttttagaagaggcaggtcttcaagggagagcattgctcacttacatcttgatatttataatgctatacaatcaaagcaagctctcgctggagttttcttcgatgtagttggagcctttaataatgttaaccatcatattctatccacggaattagctgcgattggtttacctgtaaaagttatacaatggatttttaattttttgcacagtaggaaggtatttgttaagtataataatagacttattggtccaaggctttctcataaaggtacatgtcaaggtagcattttgagtccattgattttcacactttatatacatagattaaacttaattctaggctctcatatatacaatttacagtttgctgatgatttggtagtctattgttctagtaataatataactaccctaaatcttaagttaaacgaagctttagttaaattaaattcttattttaattatcttgcattggacattagctttgaaaagtctaaagtcatagtttttaataaagtagggtctgaaagaattaaaataaactataataatatatctcttcttatcacaaatgaagttaaatttttaggtgttatattcatgaataacttatcatggaacaaatatgtagaccacatagttgatagagctcttaaggctcttaatattttaaagtctcttgcaaaaacatattggggttctgatccaaaaatccttcttaccctatataaatctcttgtacgcagtcattttgaatatggatttctatgtttttctgctaatgacaagttggttaacaaattaaatattattcaaaatcacagcctgagacttatcactggcgccatgaaaaaaaaccccaattaattcgttacaggtcgagtgcaacatttcccctttacaccttagatttaaatatttgaaatactgttttttgctaaaactgttttccattagtaatcatcctctaattaaaaagcttaattacttacatagtaaatatcctgtaaatgctccattaacttctaataacccatttattctcttcgaatattcattcatgttaaatctaaataaccaacacaaaatacacagttctagcaattggatgtgttacgaaaaggagtttgactgtcttattaatcaaatcgatattattattgaccataagctaaaagagcgccaggaagtttacaacctcatagcacaatactctgataagttcaaacaagtttacacagatggatcaaaaaatgatataaatgtttccatggcctattatgtacctcatctgaagtttggccaaggcgtcagattgaaaaaggagatatcaatatttacagctgaagctctagcaattactgctgccctagaattcattaaaaaacaaactaatcaatattggctgatcattactgacagtatgagcgttctaaaggctttagataattatcaattcagtgctaatacaaacttcatcattttagaaataagacatctcctttatcaactatccagaagaaactacaacatcaaattattgtggacaccttcacatataggagtaaggggaaatgaacatgtggactttctggcacgttcaattgctgacagtgacagcggcagccctgttgatgagaatgttgccgtaccatacactgatctattagttgctattaaatcaaaaatcctatctgattggcgtgatctttggcgacaaaccttgttaagaaaaggatcttggtatgctcagataaatcaagatattggaaaaagtccttggtttactaaatcgcatcaacatagaagcagaaaatattatacaatactatgccgcttgagatttggacattgcagatttaatgcacatttgaatcgtatgcgtatcatctcatcgcccgtttgcccacattgcaccaacaactctacacagtctttagatcacatattttttgaatgctccgcttttaatctggaacgcctcttatttatagccaacttgttatcaacttctggaccaaaaaatgtcccgcgcaatacacaagatttattgactaatttggataactatactagtatatttgaatttatttgcaatactatcaatgatatttgaaacaggatcaggaccttcattcatcggatgtgaaattttattttgatatttcaggcttcggcctattacagacttggtttcgacctcgcctatcacttatagacaaagaagagtagacgaaaatatgaaatttcagacttggtttcggccttactctaccagtcatcgaatcagaagaacaataaagttacttcagacttggctccggccttttgatatatcagaacgaaacttacaaattcagactaggctgtatggattatagtcctttgcctttccctattggggataaattttaaaacaacaacattaaAGAGTTGAACCACAAGTCAAAACAAGCCGCATTTCGCCTATTCAGTAACTGctgtttatttagatattttgttatagaatataaataaaaatgcccGAAATGGAGATAAAACGAAAAGGGGAAGAATATTCCGTGGTTCCAGCGAAAAAAACACGCCATGAAATAACAGTTGTCGGTACGAGAGAAAAGGCTGTAGTCACATCCTCGGTAAGATGAATCAAATAACGTAATATTACCGGCTGTTAATACCTAACTATCTTATTCAAAAGTTTCTTACCATTTTACGAAGAAGGATTGAAGCATAAACCATGAGTACTACCTCGAAATGGCAGATATACATGTccaaaaaaattgcaaatattCATCACCATTCTTCATCGCTAGCATAAGATAAACGCTAACTAGccaacttttaattaaaatttataattcagtCTTACTAGCCCTAATTCGAACCCACAATATGTTGATTTTATCTCCTAAATTCTTGTATATACAGGTGCCGAGAACATCAAATCTCTACGCACCCATTATGTTACTAGAAGGTCACCAAGGAGAAGTATTCACAGCTAAGTTTCACCCTGAAGGAAAACATTTGGCATCTGCTGGTTTTGATCGACAGATATGTAAGCATTTAAACTTTTACTGATGCTATTTAactcaaatcaaattaaaaaatttacaaggtGCTTTTATATGTTCATTTTacagattaattatttattatttaatttgtttgcgtaatttttctattttatttaattaaatgggAATCTACCGCCATAGTACTACACAATCTGTCTGTTTCAGTTAAAatgtctatttttatattatttttatattataatatttattgatctAAAAACTCTTCTATCTCTACTtcttgcaaaaaataaaatcctatAAACAATTTTGTATCATTATTTCAGTTCTTTGGAATGTCTATGGGCAATGCGATAATGTTATGGTGATGAAAGGCCATACGGGAGCTATAATGGAGCTATGTTTTTCCCCCGACGGAGCCCATTTGTACACGTGTGCGACGGACAACACCGTGGCCGTGTGGGATGTACCCACTGGTATCAGAATTAAGAAATTGAAGGGACATGCTAGCTTTGTTAATTCTGTATCaggtatttctatttttattttagttcacTTCTTAACGTTTACCAACAATTATAGTAACTTTGTAACAACTACTTAAAGGCtacaaattctaataaaaaataacaacatttacAACTCAGTAAATGCAAGGAGACTTGATAACTCAACCAatgaaaaaaagagaaaattttatcaaaagggAGATATTTATGGTACGcgattaacaaatattaattttattaaacataattatattgtatactttgtaagttttacttcaatcgtgtggtctaaagcacactcgttatttaattattacaggAGCAAGACGAGGTCCAGAACTCCTAGTATCAGCATCGGATGACAACACAATAAAGTTATGGGATGCGAGGAAGAGGAACCCCGTAGCCTCGTTCGACAGTACATACCCTGTCACATCAGTGCTGTTCAATGATACAGCAGAGAAAATTATATCCGGTGGCATTGATAATGTGATCAAAGTGTGGGATATCAGAAATAATCAGatatcatacaaaataaaaggaCATACAGATACTGTGACTGGTAGGTCTGTTAATTGTTAACTGACTTATTACAAGGAGGTTCCtaatttgactatatttttttttaatgttttcattataaatataacacattTCAACTTATATACAAATCTAAGATGCAAAcgaaataacaaataacattaaaacattattagtTACAAACAAACGGCAAATACACAGTACAACAATAACCAAGTAAatggggttctcaattcgactgtattttttttgtgtgtacgtTACgccataactttttagtgggtataacgattttgatgtttctttttttttttaattaaaaccttgTGCATATCAGGTGGTCCCTAATATAACTAAGGCAGTCAAAACTCCTAGGGTACGCTGTATTGACAACAGGTGGTCCTAGTATTGTAAGTGACTATAGACTGCAATGACCGCTTTCCAAACATCAAagacaaaaattactttattcaagtaggctgcAAAATCACTTTTGTCGTCAATTtgcaaaaaatagttataattaattttatagttaaaagtgaagctaccaccgacgTGGAATGTTGATTCTGATTGAAAGAATGGGCAAGAGACtacagttactctttaaaaaaaaacgagtgtgctttagaccagacgactaaattaaaactcctttagcaatagacctgcactctcttagatatacgaaacgtaactggctatgagagtgagagagaaagaaaatgtgacctcgcacctctctctcttgctccgttcgcctcgcccgatcacacttttcgtaacgctctcgtcatacattcaccagcttactctctaagtcaagcgtgtgtaaagatttacttcaaaatcgtgtttattataaattaatgcaatcttcaatgaaaaatatggagcagctcgactggggtagtacctcgaccttacagaagatcacagctaaataatactgcgttcaagcagtattgcgttcctgtggtgagtaaggtgaccagagctcctggggcgattggggattgggtcggcaacgcgcttgcgatgcttctggtgttgcaggcgtctataagctacggtaatcgcttaccatcaggtgagccgtacgcttgtttgccgacctagtgacataaaaaaaaatacacacatctttatcattattataactcTGAACCAAACAATATGTTTTAGCTGAGAAattctttatataaacatttgatTTTTGTTGTGACCAGGTATGGCACTATCATACGACGGTTCATACTTGCTATCAAATTCAATGGACAACACACTGAGGATATGGGACGTGAGGCCGTTCGCACCGTCTGAGAGATGCGTTAAATTGATGTCTGGCCACCAACATAACTTTGAGAAGAATTTACTGAGGTGTGCCTGGTCACCGGATGGATCTAAGGTAACAACCTTAATGTTAATCTATTCATATGAAATAGttgtatatttatagtaattaactattaactgacttaatttaaagaaaataaaatgaaagacatgtaaccgatttggagACTTTAATGTCTCTGCTTAACTACTACAGTCTTGGGCCCAACGGATGTCAGGGGGGCcgaccagacgctgagtttgtatcttattctatgtaccttattctatgtatcttaatctatttataatatataaggcgGATGGAtgagtcgtaattataactatgttgtgtgtgtgtgtcaaataaatggtagtgtgtgtaatattttttattgattaattttttatgcataatttaaaaaaatatatattaataatctgcactcctctatataaactataagtgtgcgaaatttcatactccgccgtccgcgtaattttcgtaaaaagggatacaaagtttttgcttcacttattaataaattactagtggtcgcccagcggtcgaaattcgaccataattaaaactttaaaatacaaaaacccaataattgtgtttgctcgcaaacgacaaaaaaaaaccgacttcaattacatcgacaagtaatactacgtagattgacgaaaaaatagtcaagcaactacgcgtatcagatctcgataaaatttatatgtgaccatatgataaacatcagctttcgattaaattaaaaattattaaaatcggtacacccagtaaaaagttattacggattttcgagagtttccctcgatttctctgggatcccatcatcagatcctggtttccttatcacggtaccaaactagggatatcccctttccaacaaaaaaagaattatcaaaatcggtacatccagtagaaagttatgcggtataataatacaacgtaggtcgacgaaaaaagcgtcaagtaaaaacgcattattagatataactcgaaaagtagttgttagatctcaaataaatttaaatgggaccaattggcacacaccacctttcgattaaaacaaaatttgtcgaaatcggtctacccggtcaaaagttctgatgtaacatacataaaaaaaaaaatacagtcgaattgagaacctcctccttttttggaagtcggttaaaaaataatgaaaataaataaccttttttaatttttcaatttcactacagactgacaatcaacaaaatagctaggtaagcaacttaacacATTGAACGCCTGGGGGACACCAGTTGGGCCTCACTTGTTTAGTCAATGGGGTCAGTTTAGGAGGGGTACtccttatttacaaaatttttatgataaGATTTTATTGTACTACCATACCCCATTCTTAAaggtcttatttattttttcttccaCTATAGAACATATTTTTctaagacatatttttttatgttgactCTGGCTCGGGGTCATGTGGTATCCCCCATGGTGACAACATAGTGTACCCCATGGcccaaacagaaaaactaaaaaatctaatacttttttttattctaaatactttttttataagaatagaTAGAAATatgacatatataaatacaaatattacacccagactaaggcgtaaatcgaacccacaacctatTGAACAGAaaacactacaaactgcgccaacgagctagtcaaataCAATACGACACACAATAAGAGCTAgtcatataaaatttgtaatattgttttaatatgtttcgaattcatcactcatcatcatcacttcagccacTCACACATCACTTaataaagtccactgctggacataggcctccaccagtccgcgccaaaaatggcgtaaactcgtg from Melitaea cinxia chromosome 15, ilMelCinx1.1, whole genome shotgun sequence includes:
- the LOC123660282 gene encoding U5 small nuclear ribonucleoprotein 40 kDa protein translates to MPEMEIKRKGEEYSVVPAKKTRHEITVVGTREKAVVTSSVPRTSNLYAPIMLLEGHQGEVFTAKFHPEGKHLASAGFDRQIFLWNVYGQCDNVMVMKGHTGAIMELCFSPDGAHLYTCATDNTVAVWDVPTGIRIKKLKGHASFVNSVSGARRGPELLVSASDDNTIKLWDARKRNPVASFDSTYPVTSVLFNDTAEKIISGGIDNVIKVWDIRNNQISYKIKGHTDTVTGMALSYDGSYLLSNSMDNTLRIWDVRPFAPSERCVKLMSGHQHNFEKNLLRCAWSPDGSKVAAGSADRFLYIWDTTSRRVLYKLPGHNGSVNDVHFHRSEPIVLSASSDKQIYLGEIDN